The Deinococcus sonorensis KR-87 genome includes a window with the following:
- a CDS encoding NAD-dependent epimerase/dehydratase family protein has translation MNLLITGAAGEIGRTLRDGLRGQAELLLSDVREMDPAGPGETLRPADLTRLDEVLAAVQGADAVIHLGGIPNEASYPAIRAVNMDGTFHVLEAARQVGVRRVVFASSIHAVGYYPRGEPIGPDVPVRPDSYYGVSKVFGEALGRMYFERYGLEFVAVRICSFQPVPKDARQLSTWLSPRDAVQLFRLAATVPEVGYLTVAGISGNSRRWMTDEGWDRLGYRPQDNAEQYAAELEQVHGDPAALTEQRQGGVFVAPDYTGLADPARYPLD, from the coding sequence ATGAATCTCCTGATCACCGGGGCCGCAGGCGAGATCGGACGCACCCTCAGGGATGGTCTGCGTGGCCAGGCCGAACTGCTGCTCAGCGATGTGCGTGAGATGGACCCGGCCGGCCCGGGCGAGACGCTGCGCCCGGCCGACCTGACCCGGCTGGACGAGGTGCTGGCCGCGGTGCAGGGGGCCGACGCGGTGATTCATCTGGGCGGCATTCCCAACGAGGCGAGCTACCCGGCCATCCGGGCCGTCAACATGGACGGCACCTTTCATGTGCTGGAGGCCGCGCGGCAGGTGGGCGTGCGCCGGGTGGTGTTCGCGTCCAGCATTCACGCGGTGGGGTACTACCCGCGCGGCGAGCCGATCGGGCCGGACGTGCCGGTGCGCCCGGACAGCTACTACGGGGTCAGCAAGGTCTTCGGAGAGGCGCTGGGCCGGATGTACTTCGAGCGGTACGGCCTGGAGTTCGTGGCGGTGCGCATCTGCTCGTTCCAGCCGGTGCCGAAGGACGCCCGGCAGCTGAGCACCTGGCTGAGCCCCAGGGACGCGGTGCAGTTGTTCCGGCTGGCCGCGACGGTGCCGGAGGTGGGCTACCTGACGGTGGCGGGCATCAGCGGCAACTCCCGGCGCTGGATGACCGACGAGGGCTGGGACCGGCTGGGCTACCGGCCGCAGGACAACGCCGAGCAGTACGCCGCCGAACTGGAACAGGTGCACGGCGATCCGGCCGCCCTGACTGAGCAGCGGCAGGGCGGAGTGTTCGTGGCGCCCGACTACACCGGCCTGGCCGACCCGGCGCGTTACCCACTGGACTGA
- a CDS encoding shikimate 5-dehydrogenase yields the protein MTPELSFQTQLCISLAGRPGSFGTRFHNHLFQALELDYLYKAFTTTDLPAAIGGVRALGIRGCAVSMPFKEACVPLVDELDPSAAAIGSVNTIVNTRGRLCAYNTDYLAVAALIRSHGVPADVPVLLRGSGGMARAVAAALRDAGFREGVIVARNRERGEALAQEIGWRWQLEPPSTAGALLVNVTPIGMADGPEQDRLAFQPDLIAGVSTVFDVVARPAETPLIRAARAAGRPVITGAEVITLQALEQFVLYTGVRPDPGLVQQAAALALAP from the coding sequence ATGACGCCGGAGCTCAGTTTCCAGACCCAACTGTGCATCTCACTGGCCGGTCGTCCCGGAAGTTTCGGCACCCGCTTCCACAACCACCTGTTTCAGGCGCTGGAGCTGGACTACCTCTACAAGGCCTTTACCACCACGGACCTGCCGGCCGCGATCGGTGGGGTCCGGGCGCTGGGCATCCGGGGCTGCGCCGTCTCGATGCCGTTCAAGGAGGCGTGCGTGCCGCTGGTGGATGAGCTGGACCCCTCGGCCGCCGCCATCGGGTCGGTCAACACCATCGTCAACACCCGGGGCCGGCTGTGCGCCTACAACACCGATTATCTGGCGGTGGCCGCGCTGATCCGTTCCCATGGTGTGCCCGCCGATGTCCCGGTGCTGCTGCGCGGCAGCGGGGGCATGGCGCGGGCGGTGGCGGCAGCGCTGAGGGACGCCGGATTCCGGGAGGGTGTGATCGTGGCCCGCAACCGGGAACGCGGCGAGGCGCTGGCGCAGGAGATCGGCTGGCGCTGGCAGCTGGAGCCGCCGTCCACCGCGGGGGCGCTGCTGGTCAACGTGACGCCCATCGGGATGGCCGACGGTCCGGAGCAGGATCGGCTGGCCTTTCAGCCCGACCTCATCGCCGGGGTCAGCACCGTGTTCGACGTGGTGGCCCGGCCGGCCGAGACGCCGCTAATCCGGGCGGCGCGGGCCGCGGGCCGCCCGGTCATTACCGGCGCAGAGGTCATCACGCTGCAGGCGCTGGAGCAGTTCGTGCTGTACACCGGGGTCCGGCCCGATCCGGGGCTGGTACAGCAGGCGGCGGCGCTGGCGTTAGCGCCCTGA
- the phoU gene encoding phosphate signaling complex protein PhoU has product MREAIDASQQDVTARFLRMLSISLEQVGLIRSAIQGQQYAGLSARTHELEHELDELEREVEDACLNALARYQPLATDLRFFLMVFKCLTDMERAGDYGRHVGRDLEDIGATLHSGPIHDVLPLTTLLSTMIERLAYAFAERDIAAAHEVMRMDYEEVDALYEQMQRASLTRILENPRDLHSALKANRMARSLERLGDHLVNVAERVEAYLLSRPGMGASEQASD; this is encoded by the coding sequence ATGCGAGAAGCCATAGATGCCAGTCAGCAGGACGTGACGGCCCGCTTCCTGCGGATGCTCAGCATCTCGCTGGAACAGGTGGGCCTGATCCGCAGCGCCATCCAGGGCCAGCAGTACGCCGGCCTGTCGGCGCGCACCCATGAGCTGGAACACGAACTGGACGAGCTGGAGCGCGAGGTGGAGGATGCCTGCCTGAACGCCCTGGCCCGTTATCAGCCGCTGGCCACCGACCTGCGCTTTTTTCTGATGGTGTTCAAGTGCCTCACCGACATGGAGCGGGCCGGCGACTATGGCCGCCACGTGGGCCGCGACCTGGAGGACATCGGGGCCACCCTGCACAGCGGCCCGATCCACGACGTGCTGCCGCTGACCACCCTGCTGAGCACCATGATCGAGCGCCTCGCCTACGCCTTTGCCGAGCGTGACATCGCGGCGGCCCACGAGGTGATGCGGATGGACTACGAGGAGGTGGACGCGCTGTACGAGCAGATGCAGCGCGCCTCGCTGACCCGCATCCTGGAAAACCCCCGCGACCTGCACTCGGCCCTGAAGGCCAACCGGATGGCCCGCAGCCTGGAGCGGCTGGGCGACCACCTCGTCAACGTGGCCGAGCGGGTGGAGGCCTACCTGCTGTCCAGGCCGGGCATGGGGGCTTCGGAGCAGGCCTCAGATTGA
- a CDS encoding MFS transporter has product MSQALLPRTASAVQARVATSAMFWVNGAVFATWVLHIPDVRDRLGLSSATVGSALLAIAVGSMLSMPLTGGWIARFGSAAVTRLAALLFSASLVLPFLASNLTLLCVALLVIGLTSGAMDVAMNAQGLAVEQRLERPVMSSFHAWFSFGNLSGALLGSLLIGLGVSLWPHALAVSVLCLLLVALGAGRLLPANLDIRDRQTQTEDAARPLPRTPMVLLLGALCFLGMMGEGATGDWSGLYFSDVLKATGAALGLGYSAFTLAMLVGRIFGDRWRHRFGDQLVVTSGALLSGLGMLLAVLSPSLWLSTLGFLLTGLGVANIVPVLYGAAGRAFSGHGIARVATLGYAGFLAGPPLIGFVAHELNLRWGLGVVTVSLLIVALLGGQVYRQLARLDPASS; this is encoded by the coding sequence ATGTCACAGGCCCTGCTGCCCCGTACTGCCTCTGCCGTCCAGGCCCGGGTGGCCACCTCGGCGATGTTCTGGGTGAACGGCGCCGTGTTCGCCACCTGGGTGCTGCACATCCCGGATGTCCGTGACCGGCTGGGCCTGTCGTCGGCCACGGTGGGCTCGGCGCTGCTGGCCATCGCGGTGGGGAGCATGCTGAGCATGCCGCTGACCGGCGGGTGGATTGCCCGGTTTGGCAGTGCAGCGGTGACGCGCCTCGCCGCGCTGCTGTTCAGCGCCTCGCTGGTGCTCCCCTTCCTGGCTTCCAACCTGACGCTGCTGTGCGTGGCCCTGCTGGTGATCGGGCTGACCAGCGGCGCGATGGACGTGGCGATGAACGCGCAGGGGCTGGCGGTGGAACAGCGACTGGAGCGGCCGGTGATGTCCAGCTTCCACGCGTGGTTCAGCTTCGGGAACCTGAGCGGGGCGCTGCTGGGGTCGCTGCTGATCGGGCTGGGGGTGAGCCTGTGGCCGCACGCGCTGGCAGTCAGCGTGCTGTGTCTGCTGCTGGTGGCGCTGGGTGCCGGGCGGCTGCTGCCCGCAAACCTCGACATCCGCGACCGGCAGACCCAGACCGAGGATGCCGCCCGGCCGCTGCCCCGCACCCCGATGGTGCTGCTGCTGGGCGCGCTGTGCTTCCTGGGCATGATGGGTGAGGGCGCCACCGGCGACTGGAGCGGGCTGTACTTCTCGGACGTGCTGAAGGCCACCGGCGCGGCCCTGGGGCTGGGCTACTCGGCCTTCACACTCGCGATGCTGGTGGGCCGCATCTTTGGCGACCGCTGGCGGCACCGCTTCGGTGACCAGCTGGTGGTGACCAGCGGCGCGCTACTGAGCGGCCTGGGCATGCTGCTGGCGGTGCTGAGCCCGTCGCTGTGGCTGAGCACCCTGGGCTTCCTGCTGACCGGGCTGGGTGTGGCGAACATTGTGCCGGTGCTGTACGGCGCGGCGGGGCGCGCCTTCAGCGGCCACGGCATCGCGCGGGTCGCCACGCTCGGTTATGCGGGCTTCCTGGCGGGGCCGCCGCTGATCGGTTTCGTGGCGCACGAGCTGAACCTGCGCTGGGGGCTGGGCGTGGTCACGGTCAGCCTGCTGATCGTGGCGCTGCTGGGCGGGCAGGTGTACCGGCAGCTGGCCCGGCTGGACCCGGCCTCCTCCTGA
- a CDS encoding amidohydrolase, whose product MTNTTDRASDLVEQLSRWRRHLHQHPEVSFQEHQTAAYIAAELGRMPNLEVSHPTATSVLAVLRGSRPGRTVLLRADIDALPMQEENTFEFRSAHDGAMHACGHDGHTAILLGTAQLLSQQADLPGEIRMIFQHAEEQSPGGAEELVQGTPLMEGVDVATGLHLNSQLPTGVVAVKPGAFMAAPDNIYITIHGRGGHAAHPEEAIDPIAIGAQVVSNLQQVVSRGVSALDALVVSVTYFHAGTTTNVIPDRAELKGTVRTFDKGLRERAPQLIERVVKGVTEAHGASYDFQYEQGYRPLINTDWVAEELRQVALEVVGEERTRLAQPTMGGEDFSAYLERVPGAYFNVGSGSPEQDSTFPHHHPRFTLDEESLLTGVQMMHRAALRLAEG is encoded by the coding sequence ATGACCAACACCACAGACCGCGCCTCCGATCTGGTCGAGCAGCTCAGCCGGTGGCGCCGCCACCTGCACCAGCACCCGGAAGTCAGCTTTCAGGAGCACCAGACGGCCGCCTACATCGCCGCCGAGCTGGGCCGCATGCCGAACCTGGAGGTGAGCCACCCGACCGCCACCAGCGTGCTGGCGGTGCTGCGCGGGTCGCGGCCCGGGCGCACGGTGCTGCTGCGCGCCGACATCGACGCGCTGCCGATGCAGGAGGAGAACACCTTCGAGTTCCGATCGGCCCATGACGGGGCCATGCACGCCTGCGGTCACGATGGCCACACCGCCATCCTGCTTGGCACCGCTCAGCTGCTCAGCCAGCAGGCGGACCTGCCCGGCGAGATCCGCATGATCTTCCAGCACGCCGAGGAGCAGAGCCCCGGTGGCGCCGAGGAACTGGTGCAGGGCACCCCGCTGATGGAGGGCGTGGACGTGGCCACCGGCCTGCACCTCAACTCGCAGCTGCCGACCGGCGTGGTGGCGGTCAAGCCCGGCGCCTTCATGGCCGCGCCGGACAACATCTACATCACCATTCACGGCCGGGGCGGGCACGCCGCCCACCCGGAGGAGGCCATTGACCCGATCGCCATCGGGGCACAGGTGGTCAGCAATCTGCAGCAGGTGGTCAGCCGGGGCGTCAGCGCCCTGGACGCGCTGGTGGTGAGCGTCACCTATTTCCACGCGGGCACCACCACCAACGTGATTCCGGACCGCGCCGAGCTGAAAGGCACCGTGCGGACCTTCGACAAGGGGCTGCGGGAGCGGGCGCCGCAGCTGATCGAGCGGGTGGTGAAGGGGGTCACGGAGGCGCACGGCGCCAGCTACGACTTCCAGTACGAGCAGGGCTACCGCCCGCTGATCAACACCGACTGGGTGGCCGAGGAACTGCGGCAGGTGGCGCTGGAGGTGGTGGGGGAGGAGCGGACCCGGCTGGCGCAGCCCACCATGGGCGGCGAGGACTTCAGCGCCTACCTGGAGCGGGTGCCGGGCGCGTACTTCAATGTCGGGAGCGGCAGCCCGGAGCAGGACTCCACCTTCCCGCACCACCACCCGCGCTTCACCCTGGATGAGGAGAGCCTGCTGACCGGCGTGCAGATGATGCACCGCGCGGCGCTGCGGCTGGCCGAGGGCTGA
- a CDS encoding MBL fold metallo-hydrolase has product MCAAPLHHLTGSLYTVQVPIPYPMRTVTVLIDAASPVTLVDTSLNTPEAIATLEDALAQLGLHWESIERVVLTHQHPDHAGLSGLIEERSGASVHLLDENLQGGGLPWQHFEAWQGQERQHLLAHGLPPALLEGVEAEARRTRDRVTLATRLTPLTAGDQLTLGGHRWTVLWLPGHADGHLGLWQPQLDLLIAGDAILPRISPNVGLGAQGRSDPLGDYLQTLERLRQLNPATAVVGHYGPTMSGVAERAAELSAHHHERLALVEETLRVTPMHAHQLSAVMFPRELDARVRRFALTEALAHAEHLRLKGLLDRRWTGDTWLYFGE; this is encoded by the coding sequence ATGTGCGCCGCCCCTCTCCATCACCTGACCGGCAGCCTCTACACCGTGCAGGTGCCGATTCCCTACCCGATGCGGACCGTCACGGTGCTGATTGACGCCGCCTCGCCCGTCACGCTGGTGGACACGTCATTGAATACGCCGGAGGCCATCGCCACCCTGGAAGACGCGCTGGCACAGCTGGGCCTGCACTGGGAGAGCATCGAGCGGGTGGTCCTGACCCACCAGCACCCGGACCACGCCGGGCTGAGCGGCCTGATCGAGGAGCGCAGCGGGGCCTCAGTACACCTGCTGGACGAGAACCTGCAGGGCGGGGGCCTGCCCTGGCAGCACTTCGAAGCTTGGCAGGGGCAGGAACGCCAGCATCTGCTGGCCCACGGCCTGCCGCCCGCGCTGCTGGAGGGCGTGGAGGCCGAGGCGCGCCGGACCCGGGACCGGGTGACGCTGGCCACCCGCCTGACCCCATTGACAGCGGGCGATCAGCTGACACTCGGCGGACACCGCTGGACCGTGTTGTGGCTGCCGGGTCATGCCGATGGGCACCTGGGCCTGTGGCAGCCGCAGCTGGACCTGCTGATCGCCGGAGACGCCATCCTGCCGCGCATCAGCCCCAATGTGGGCCTGGGCGCGCAGGGCCGTTCCGACCCACTGGGCGACTACCTGCAGACGCTGGAGCGGCTGCGGCAGCTGAACCCCGCTACGGCGGTGGTTGGCCACTACGGGCCGACCATGAGCGGCGTGGCGGAGCGGGCGGCCGAACTGAGCGCCCACCACCACGAGCGGCTGGCGCTGGTGGAGGAGACGCTGCGGGTCACGCCCATGCACGCCCACCAGCTCTCGGCCGTGATGTTTCCGCGGGAACTGGATGCCCGGGTGCGCCGGTTCGCGCTGACCGAAGCGCTGGCGCATGCCGAGCACCTGCGCCTGAAAGGCCTGCTGGACCGGCGCTGGACCGGCGACACCTGGCTGTACTTCGGGGAGTGA
- the pstS gene encoding phosphate ABC transporter substrate-binding protein PstS: MKKLFSLGAALVISAASAASLTGSGSSFVYPLFTKMFSEYAKATNDTVNYQSVGSGAGQKQLKDRIVDFAGTDVPVPDADIASYPGKVLTIPDALGAVVISYNVPGVDTTLKFSGPVLANIYLGKTRLWNDPAIAKLNPGVKLPALPITVAHRSDGSGTTGVFTEYLSKVSSEWKSKVGSATSVEWPTGIGAKGTDGVSGVVKSTPGAIGYIELTYALNNKIDYGTVQNRAGNFVKATIAGVQAAAASVVMPTSGIVSITNATGANSYPISTYTYAIFYQDQKYGNRTQAQAAALKKMLNWVVTTGQTYNEGLYYAPLPASAQTRARAIISTMTYGGAKF; this comes from the coding sequence ATGAAGAAGCTCTTCTCGCTGGGCGCTGCCCTCGTGATCTCCGCCGCCTCCGCCGCCAGCCTGACTGGTTCTGGTTCCTCCTTTGTGTATCCGCTGTTCACCAAGATGTTCAGCGAGTACGCCAAGGCCACCAATGACACCGTCAACTATCAGTCGGTCGGCTCCGGCGCGGGCCAGAAGCAGCTCAAGGACCGCATCGTGGACTTCGCCGGCACCGACGTGCCGGTGCCGGACGCGGACATCGCCAGCTACCCCGGCAAGGTGCTGACCATTCCGGACGCGCTGGGCGCCGTGGTGATCAGCTACAACGTGCCGGGCGTGGACACCACCCTGAAGTTCAGCGGTCCGGTGCTGGCCAACATCTACCTGGGCAAGACCCGGCTGTGGAACGACCCGGCCATCGCCAAGCTGAACCCGGGCGTCAAGCTGCCGGCCCTGCCGATCACCGTGGCGCACCGCAGCGACGGCAGCGGCACCACCGGCGTGTTCACCGAGTACCTGAGCAAGGTCAGCAGCGAGTGGAAGAGCAAGGTCGGCAGCGCCACCAGCGTAGAGTGGCCCACCGGCATCGGCGCGAAGGGCACCGACGGCGTGTCGGGCGTGGTCAAGAGCACCCCTGGCGCTATCGGCTACATCGAGCTGACCTACGCGCTGAACAACAAGATCGATTACGGCACCGTGCAGAACCGCGCCGGCAACTTCGTGAAGGCCACCATCGCCGGCGTGCAGGCGGCCGCCGCCAGCGTCGTGATGCCCACCAGCGGCATCGTGAGCATCACCAACGCCACGGGCGCCAACAGCTACCCGATCAGCACCTACACCTACGCCATCTTCTACCAGGACCAGAAGTACGGCAACCGCACCCAGGCGCAGGCCGCCGCCCTGAAGAAGATGCTGAACTGGGTCGTGACCACCGGCCAGACCTACAACGAGGGCCTGTATTACGCGCCGCTGCCCGCCTCGGCGCAGACCCGCGCCCGCGCCATCATCAGCACCATGACGTACGGCGGCGCCAAGTTCTGA
- the pstC gene encoding phosphate ABC transporter permease subunit PstC, with protein sequence MTKPLSSPRRLPSSRGDGTFRAIVIGLSVVIILVFVLSVLLLARDSVPALQHFGLGFLTRTAWNPVTGNFGAAPMIAGTLVTSFAALIISVPLALASAIFVAEYAPKWLAGPVSYLVELLAAVPSVVYGLWALFALKPLIQAFQLSLYTRFPDLATRCSELHANNQNSFSCFFFPEAPVGLGLALAIIILTIMILPYTASVARDVIRLVPGDQREAMYALGATKWEVIRLAILPYARAGITGGVILALGRALGETLAVAMVIGNVPEFAKTIWGNTATMSSMIALQFGDAQATLHRSSIITLGLLLFVVSVIVNYGARLLIARLTPKGIQ encoded by the coding sequence ATGACCAAACCCCTGTCCTCCCCCCGCCGGCTTCCCTCCTCGCGCGGCGACGGAACTTTCCGCGCCATCGTGATCGGGCTGTCGGTCGTCATCATTTTGGTGTTCGTGCTGAGCGTGCTGCTCCTGGCCCGCGACAGCGTTCCGGCCCTGCAGCACTTCGGGCTGGGCTTCCTGACCCGCACCGCCTGGAACCCGGTGACCGGCAACTTCGGAGCGGCCCCGATGATCGCCGGGACGCTGGTGACCAGCTTTGCCGCTCTGATCATCAGCGTGCCGCTGGCGCTGGCCAGCGCAATCTTCGTGGCCGAGTACGCCCCGAAGTGGCTCGCCGGCCCGGTCAGCTACCTCGTGGAGTTGCTGGCCGCCGTGCCGAGCGTGGTATACGGCCTGTGGGCGCTGTTTGCCCTGAAGCCGCTCATCCAGGCGTTTCAGCTGAGCCTGTACACCCGCTTTCCGGATCTGGCCACCCGCTGCAGTGAGCTGCATGCCAACAACCAGAACAGCTTCTCCTGCTTCTTCTTCCCGGAAGCACCGGTCGGTCTGGGGCTGGCGCTGGCCATCATCATCCTGACCATCATGATCCTGCCGTACACCGCCAGCGTGGCGAGAGACGTGATCCGGCTGGTGCCGGGCGACCAGCGCGAGGCGATGTACGCGCTGGGCGCCACCAAGTGGGAAGTGATCCGGCTGGCCATCCTGCCGTACGCGCGGGCGGGCATCACCGGCGGCGTGATCCTGGCGCTGGGCCGGGCGCTGGGCGAGACGCTGGCCGTGGCGATGGTGATCGGCAACGTGCCGGAGTTTGCCAAGACCATCTGGGGCAACACCGCCACCATGTCCAGCATGATCGCGCTGCAGTTCGGGGACGCGCAGGCCACCCTGCACCGCAGCAGCATCATCACGCTGGGCCTGCTGCTGTTCGTGGTGAGCGTCATCGTGAACTACGGGGCCCGGCTGCTGATCGCCCGGCTGACCCCCAAGGGCATCCAGTGA
- the pstA gene encoding phosphate ABC transporter permease PstA, with amino-acid sequence MQATRSGERSLSAGRRGVNAGMAVIITLGTLLVIAPLLWIIIYLVTQGISSLNLDFFTRTPAPEGETGGGWLNAIVGSLIMLAIAAAVGVTVGVAGGVFLAEFPRHRLMPTVRMVSDVLAGIPAIVVGLVIYSLVVLHTGFSGFAGGLALGLLMIPIVVRTTEEVLKLVPLAVREAGMALGLPQWRVIVSIVLPAATSGIITGVMLALARVAGEAAPLLFTAFGNNLLNFNPGKAMSALPLQIYIGATSSYDENQRLAKAGSLLLILLILIASLLARAASRRR; translated from the coding sequence ATGCAGGCCACCCGCAGCGGTGAGCGCAGCCTGAGCGCCGGGCGCCGGGGCGTCAACGCCGGCATGGCGGTGATCATCACGCTCGGCACCCTGCTGGTGATCGCACCGCTGCTGTGGATCATCATCTATCTCGTCACGCAGGGCATCAGCTCGCTGAACCTGGACTTCTTTACCCGGACGCCCGCCCCGGAAGGCGAGACGGGCGGCGGCTGGCTCAACGCCATCGTGGGCAGCCTGATCATGCTGGCGATCGCGGCGGCGGTGGGCGTCACGGTGGGCGTGGCGGGCGGCGTGTTTCTGGCCGAGTTTCCGCGCCACCGCCTGATGCCGACCGTGCGGATGGTCAGCGACGTGCTGGCGGGCATCCCGGCCATCGTGGTGGGCCTGGTGATCTACAGCCTGGTGGTGCTGCACACCGGCTTCAGCGGCTTTGCCGGTGGACTGGCGCTGGGCCTGCTGATGATTCCCATCGTGGTGCGCACCACCGAGGAGGTGCTGAAGCTGGTGCCGCTGGCGGTGCGCGAGGCCGGCATGGCGCTGGGCTTGCCGCAGTGGCGCGTGATCGTCAGCATCGTGCTGCCGGCCGCCACCAGCGGCATCATCACCGGCGTGATGCTGGCGCTGGCCCGCGTGGCCGGCGAGGCCGCGCCGCTGCTGTTCACGGCCTTCGGCAACAACCTGCTGAACTTCAATCCTGGCAAGGCCATGAGCGCCCTGCCGCTGCAGATCTACATCGGCGCCACCAGCAGCTACGACGAGAACCAGCGGCTCGCCAAGGCCGGGTCGCTGCTGCTGATCCTGCTGATCCTGATCGCCTCCCTGCTGGCCCGGGCCGCCTCGCGGCGCCGCTGA
- the pstB gene encoding phosphate ABC transporter ATP-binding protein PstB: MTQLLTTQDVNIYYGSKQAVRQVNLQVERGSVNALIGPSGCGKTTFLRALNRMHDLTPGARVEGQILLDGEDIYASGVDPVQVRRRVGMVFQKPNPFPTMSIFDNVVSGLKLAGIRDAATLNEVTERSLRQAALWDEVKDRLRTPATGLSGGQQQRLCIARALAVEPEILLMDEPTSALDPASTARIEDLMSDLKQVATIVIVTHNMHQAARVSDTTSFFLNGDLVEHGVTDQIFTSPRDERTEAYVTGRFG, from the coding sequence ATGACCCAGTTGCTCACCACCCAGGACGTCAACATCTACTACGGCAGCAAGCAGGCGGTCCGGCAGGTGAACCTGCAGGTGGAACGCGGCAGCGTCAACGCCCTGATCGGGCCGAGCGGCTGCGGCAAGACCACCTTCCTGCGCGCCCTGAACCGCATGCACGACCTGACGCCCGGCGCGCGGGTGGAGGGCCAGATCCTGCTGGACGGCGAGGACATCTATGCCAGCGGCGTGGACCCGGTGCAGGTGCGCCGCCGGGTGGGCATGGTGTTCCAGAAGCCCAATCCGTTCCCCACCATGAGCATCTTCGACAACGTGGTGAGCGGGTTGAAGCTGGCCGGCATCCGGGACGCCGCCACCCTGAACGAGGTCACTGAGCGCTCGCTGCGTCAGGCGGCGCTGTGGGACGAGGTCAAGGACCGGCTGCGTACCCCGGCCACCGGCCTGTCGGGCGGGCAGCAGCAGCGGCTGTGCATCGCGCGCGCGCTGGCGGTGGAGCCGGAGATCCTGCTGATGGACGAGCCGACCAGCGCCCTGGACCCGGCCAGCACCGCCCGCATCGAGGACCTGATGAGCGACCTCAAGCAGGTGGCGACCATCGTGATCGTGACGCACAACATGCACCAGGCGGCCCGCGTTTCGGACACCACCAGCTTCTTCCTGAACGGTGACCTGGTGGAGCACGGCGTCACCGACCAGATCTTCACCAGCCCCCGGGACGAACGCACCGAGGCGTACGTCACCGGCCGCTTCGGCTGA
- a CDS encoding LacI family DNA-binding transcriptional regulator, translated as MSPATVSNAYNRPDQLSAELRARILHTAQQLGYSGPDPLASNLRRGRARAMGVLYDAPLSYAFADPAASLFLGGVAAALQQEGLNLLLIPGTRDVAPSVASASVDGFIVYCAQDGSELLTSALGRGLPLVMVDQAQVPGIAHVGIDDYGGAHAAAAHLLELGHRSIGVVSLGLSERPQQGPVSLKRERQAGYYTTRERLRGYRDALGRRRARLHVYEALQNTPAEGEAQARALLSAHPEITALLCMSDVLAMGAWRAAQQLGYAVPQRLSLLGYDDLPVAATLGLTSVYQPTEDKGRLAGELLLEQLAGAPERQVRLPTELRVRASTAAPEAQSSG; from the coding sequence GTGTCGCCCGCCACCGTCAGCAACGCCTACAACCGGCCGGATCAGCTGTCGGCGGAGCTGAGGGCGCGCATCCTGCACACCGCCCAGCAGCTCGGCTACAGCGGCCCGGACCCCCTGGCGAGCAACCTGCGGCGTGGCCGGGCCCGCGCGATGGGCGTGCTCTACGACGCCCCGCTCAGCTACGCCTTTGCCGATCCGGCGGCCTCGCTGTTTCTTGGCGGCGTGGCGGCGGCCCTGCAGCAGGAGGGGCTGAACCTGCTGCTGATTCCCGGCACCCGGGATGTGGCGCCCTCGGTGGCCAGCGCCAGCGTGGACGGCTTCATCGTCTACTGCGCCCAGGACGGCAGCGAGCTGCTGACCTCCGCGCTGGGCCGGGGGCTGCCGCTGGTGATGGTGGATCAGGCGCAGGTGCCGGGCATTGCGCACGTGGGCATTGACGACTACGGCGGCGCACATGCGGCGGCAGCCCACCTGCTGGAACTGGGTCACCGGTCCATCGGGGTGGTGTCGCTGGGCCTGAGTGAGCGTCCCCAGCAGGGCCCGGTGTCGCTGAAGCGCGAGCGCCAGGCCGGGTATTACACCACCCGCGAGCGTCTGCGGGGCTACCGCGATGCCCTGGGCCGCCGGCGAGCGCGACTCCACGTCTACGAGGCCCTACAGAACACGCCGGCCGAAGGCGAGGCGCAGGCCCGCGCCCTGCTCAGCGCCCACCCGGAGATCACGGCGCTGCTGTGCATGAGCGACGTGCTGGCGATGGGCGCGTGGCGCGCCGCCCAGCAGCTGGGGTACGCCGTGCCGCAGCGGCTCAGCCTGCTCGGCTACGACGACCTGCCGGTGGCCGCCACCCTGGGCCTGACCAGCGTGTACCAGCCGACCGAGGACAAGGGGCGGCTGGCCGGGGAGCTGCTGCTGGAACAGCTGGCCGGGGCCCCGGAGCGGCAGGTGCGCCTGCCGACCGAGCTGCGGGTGCGGGCCAGCACCGCCGCGCCGGAGGCTCAGTCCAGTGGGTAA